A window of Eubacteriaceae bacterium ES3 contains these coding sequences:
- a CDS encoding DUF6273 domain-containing protein → MKKNKRANNADRTYFKKIILLLTICMFNGFILLAQSVFCADAEVESRQNVNGDVISTLATDATSNNGLIIPDAVISLDDYLTGKRTSSLYLGQYEQDNNPDSIEGILWQVLENDEGILFLLADRNIDTIQYHQKYENITWAESSLREWLNSDFYENAFSKAERTLVKLTKLPNDSNTAYGTTGGLDTEDYFFLLSIADVYNQDYGFSDSASRMVINTHYTGSRGATGKELGDGFWWLRSPGRSNRDALVVYFDGFTTNYGYNVDFVGIGLRPACNFDTANIMMLRNSKISQSDAVGSQLFEIINSENNQNENETVAYVPTIWNEQMLLTIDKTDAIFLNSHVSEPERSYTYNYDAVIESNIDNTYISAVIEDGNTHHTLYYAKLKSIAQKEDLTGQVTLTLPEELEKGGYVLRLFLETCNEKNRVDFASEFVTIPVSVETNENIISLDNFEQSERSTEENSLTAWDKRLITRFLMVTVVICAVLVAMFLWWIKKRRKAKIKRL, encoded by the coding sequence TTGAAAAAAAATAAAAGGGCGAATAACGCTGACAGAACGTATTTTAAAAAGATAATACTACTCTTAACGATTTGCATGTTTAATGGTTTTATTTTGCTGGCACAGTCAGTTTTTTGTGCAGATGCAGAAGTTGAATCAAGACAGAATGTTAATGGGGATGTAATTTCTACACTGGCTACAGATGCGACTTCTAACAATGGATTGATAATACCGGATGCAGTTATTTCTTTAGATGATTATCTGACAGGAAAACGGACAAGTAGTCTTTATCTTGGGCAATATGAACAGGATAATAACCCGGATTCAATTGAAGGCATTTTGTGGCAGGTGCTTGAAAATGATGAAGGGATACTTTTCTTGTTGGCAGATCGAAATATTGATACAATTCAGTATCATCAAAAATATGAAAATATTACTTGGGCTGAGTCTTCCCTTAGAGAATGGCTAAACAGTGATTTTTATGAGAATGCCTTTAGTAAAGCCGAACGAACCTTAGTCAAGCTGACAAAATTGCCCAATGATTCAAATACTGCTTACGGGACCACTGGTGGACTTGATACAGAGGATTATTTCTTCCTTTTATCAATAGCGGATGTCTACAATCAAGATTATGGATTTTCTGATAGCGCATCAAGAATGGTGATTAATACGCATTATACGGGCAGTCGGGGAGCAACTGGTAAAGAATTGGGGGATGGATTCTGGTGGCTTCGGTCTCCCGGCAGAAGCAACAGAGATGCACTGGTTGTATATTTTGATGGTTTTACAACTAATTATGGCTATAATGTCGATTTTGTAGGCATTGGTTTACGTCCGGCATGTAATTTTGATACAGCTAATATTATGATGTTACGCAATTCAAAAATAAGTCAATCGGATGCAGTGGGATCACAGCTATTTGAGATTATTAATTCAGAAAATAATCAGAATGAAAATGAGACAGTGGCTTATGTTCCAACGATCTGGAACGAACAGATGCTATTGACAATAGATAAAACAGACGCAATATTTTTGAATTCTCATGTTTCGGAACCTGAAAGAAGCTATACTTACAATTATGATGCAGTGATAGAATCTAATATTGATAATACATATATTTCGGCAGTTATTGAAGATGGAAATACACATCATACATTATATTATGCAAAATTGAAAAGCATCGCCCAAAAAGAAGATTTAACCGGACAGGTGACCCTTACCTTGCCAGAAGAACTGGAAAAGGGCGGATATGTATTACGATTATTTCTGGAAACTTGCAATGAAAAAAACAGGGTGGATTTTGCCAGCGAATTTGTGACAATACCGGTTTCTGTGGAAACAAATGAAAATATCATAAGCCTTGATAATTTTGAGCAAAGCGAACGTTCGACGGAAGAAAATAGTCTGACTGCTTGGGATAAGCGGTTAATTACTCGATTTTTAATGGTTACTGTGGTGATCTGCGCTGTTTTGGTAGCTATGTTTTTATGGTGGATAAAAAAGAGGAGAAAAGCGAAAATAAAAAGATTATAA
- the galE gene encoding UDP-glucose 4-epimerase GalE, protein MRILVTGGLGFIGSHTVVELIKNQHEVIIADNLLNSKLEVLDRIYQITGVRSLFYRIDVTDEVKTKAIFENNHLDGVIHFAGLKSVIESVSKPLAYYRNNLVSTMVLSGLCLKYKVARFVFSSSATVYGEQPSPLKEDMTLMKTTNPYGETKAMSERILQDIAVAKSDFSVTLLRYFNPVGAHKSGLIGEDPNGIPNNLMPFVTKVAKGILPNLNIFGNDYDTIDGTGVRDYIHVVDLAKGHVAAIENTSYGANIFNLGTGKGTSVLELVSTFIRINDIDVPYVFVERRAGDIAVCYADTEKAKIELGWEAELTLLDMVQDAWNFEIAKHFSLNETELGNQ, encoded by the coding sequence ATGAGAATATTAGTAACTGGTGGTTTAGGTTTTATTGGCAGTCATACTGTTGTTGAATTAATAAAAAATCAACATGAAGTTATTATTGCCGACAATTTGCTTAATAGTAAATTAGAAGTATTAGACCGCATATATCAAATTACTGGCGTTCGTTCGCTTTTTTATCGGATTGACGTGACGGATGAGGTAAAAACAAAAGCGATATTTGAAAATAATCATTTAGACGGAGTTATTCATTTTGCAGGTCTAAAATCGGTAATAGAGTCAGTTTCCAAACCGTTAGCATATTATCGCAATAATTTAGTTTCCACGATGGTGCTGAGCGGCCTCTGTTTAAAATATAAAGTTGCCAGATTTGTATTTAGTTCATCAGCAACTGTCTACGGTGAACAGCCGTCACCCCTAAAAGAAGATATGACATTGATGAAAACCACAAACCCCTATGGTGAGACCAAAGCAATGAGCGAACGGATTCTTCAGGATATAGCTGTAGCTAAAAGCGATTTTTCAGTGACATTATTGCGCTATTTTAATCCTGTTGGTGCTCATAAAAGCGGCTTGATTGGAGAAGACCCAAACGGAATTCCCAATAATCTGATGCCTTTTGTAACAAAGGTAGCGAAAGGTATCCTGCCTAACCTGAATATCTTTGGCAATGACTATGATACCATCGACGGAACCGGTGTAAGAGATTACATTCATGTTGTCGACTTGGCCAAAGGTCATGTGGCAGCAATAGAAAACACATCATATGGCGCAAATATTTTTAATTTAGGAACTGGCAAAGGGACATCGGTACTGGAGCTTGTAAGTACTTTTATCAGAATAAATGACATAGATGTGCCCTATGTGTTTGTCGAAAGACGGGCTGGTGATATTGCTGTTTGCTATGCCGATACCGAAAAGGCAAAAATTGAATTGGGATGGGAAGCCGAACTGACACTTTTGGATATGGTTCAGGACGCATGGAATTTTGAAATAGCAAAACATTTTAGTTTAAATGAAACTGAATTAGGAAATCAATAA
- a CDS encoding integrase core domain-containing protein, whose amino-acid sequence MSSKSRPRVSNDNPYAESIFKTCKYRPDYPYKGFKTIMEARQWVLEFTHYYNFEHCHSGLNFLTPNQRHTGMDKEIFSNRTAVYEAARQNNPNRWTKNIRKWSLENEVWLNPEKDETNTTNKSVG is encoded by the coding sequence ATTTCATCCAAAAGCAGACCGAGAGTCAGTAATGACAATCCCTATGCCGAATCCATCTTTAAAACCTGTAAGTATCGTCCTGATTACCCTTACAAGGGCTTTAAAACAATCATGGAAGCAAGACAATGGGTTCTCGAATTTACGCATTACTATAATTTTGAACACTGCCACAGTGGGCTTAATTTCCTGACCCCAAATCAGCGGCATACCGGCATGGATAAAGAGATTTTTTCAAACCGTACAGCTGTTTATGAGGCCGCACGGCAGAATAATCCCAACCGCTGGACTAAAAATATTCGCAAGTGGTCTCTGGAAAACGAAGTATGGTTAAATCCCGAAAAAGATGAAACGAATACAACCAATAAGTCAGTCGGTTAA
- the istA gene encoding IS21 family transposase, giving the protein MDQIHDIRFRFYEKGENISQIAEALHMDWRTVRKYIDQTDFNEPAPRPAVEKKFCPKLEPYKAIIDEWLLNDKSAPRKQRHTAKRVFERLQKETPGFDCSYRTVASYYAEKHKEIFKQNPKAFLPLVHQPGEAQVDFGTAEFYENGRKLTGKYLEVSFPYSNKGYLQLFYGENMECLLEGLDAIFRHIGCVPAELWFDNTKVIVTDIIRGGGRKLTEKFERFREHYGFKAVFMNPNEGHEKGNVENKVGYQRRNFLVPVPHFLSLPDYNRGLFNQCEEDAQRDHYRYDETIESRFQADLKASRELPSVPFNLNGHKTLKADKWAKVYLNKGRHAYSVAPKYAQCSVHLVLTSAAVIIQDENFREIVRHRRLYGDSKQEQMDWLPYLKQLSQRPRAVKYSGIYEMMPETMRSFLASCSDSETAQVIRLLSELTNRSGFESALNTVDHAIACQVKDADSLASLYRRLYADVPELPAMNLQPGIPQMQPLMPNLDAYDRLLNQKEVSPHA; this is encoded by the coding sequence ATGGATCAAATACATGATATCAGATTTCGGTTTTATGAGAAAGGGGAAAATATTTCACAAATCGCTGAAGCACTGCACATGGACTGGCGGACTGTCCGCAAATATATTGATCAGACGGATTTCAACGAACCGGCACCCAGGCCGGCAGTTGAAAAAAAATTCTGTCCCAAGTTAGAACCTTATAAAGCGATCATCGATGAATGGCTGCTCAATGACAAATCTGCTCCCAGAAAACAGCGTCATACCGCCAAACGGGTGTTTGAACGTCTGCAGAAAGAAACACCCGGTTTTGACTGTTCCTATCGGACCGTTGCCAGTTATTATGCAGAAAAACACAAAGAAATTTTTAAACAGAACCCAAAAGCATTTCTGCCACTGGTACATCAACCAGGCGAAGCGCAGGTCGATTTTGGCACTGCTGAATTTTATGAAAATGGCCGCAAGCTGACCGGAAAATACCTGGAGGTCTCTTTTCCGTACAGCAACAAAGGTTATCTTCAGCTGTTCTACGGCGAAAACATGGAATGCCTGCTGGAAGGACTTGATGCCATCTTTCGGCATATCGGGTGTGTTCCGGCTGAACTCTGGTTTGACAACACAAAAGTTATTGTTACGGACATTATCCGTGGCGGTGGGCGTAAACTCACCGAAAAATTCGAGCGTTTCCGGGAACATTACGGTTTCAAGGCAGTCTTCATGAATCCAAACGAAGGCCATGAAAAAGGCAATGTTGAGAACAAGGTCGGCTATCAGCGCCGTAACTTTCTGGTGCCGGTTCCGCACTTTCTGTCACTGCCGGATTATAATCGTGGTTTGTTTAATCAATGCGAGGAGGATGCACAGCGGGATCATTACCGGTACGATGAGACGATTGAATCGCGTTTTCAGGCTGATCTGAAGGCATCGCGCGAATTGCCGTCTGTTCCTTTTAATCTTAATGGGCATAAGACCCTGAAAGCCGACAAATGGGCAAAGGTTTATCTGAATAAAGGCAGGCATGCCTATTCAGTGGCCCCTAAATATGCCCAGTGTTCGGTTCATCTGGTACTGACGTCAGCTGCTGTTATCATTCAGGATGAAAACTTTAGAGAAATCGTCCGCCATCGACGATTATACGGTGACAGCAAACAGGAACAGATGGACTGGCTGCCCTATCTGAAGCAGTTATCTCAGCGACCACGAGCGGTCAAATATTCGGGAATTTATGAAATGATGCCCGAAACCATGCGGTCTTTTTTGGCCTCCTGCTCAGACAGTGAAACCGCTCAGGTCATCAGACTGCTTTCAGAACTGACCAATCGATCCGGTTTTGAGAGCGCTCTGAATACAGTCGATCATGCCATTGCCTGTCAGGTAAAGGATGCTGACAGTCTTGCAAGTCTCTACCGGAGGCTGTATGCCGATGTTCCTGAACTTCCGGCCATGAATCTGCAGCCCGGAATTCCTCAAATGCAGCCGCTGATGCCGAATCTGGATGCTTATGACCGGCTACTTAATCAGAAGGAGGTTAGCCCCCATGCTTGA
- the istB gene encoding IS21-like element helper ATPase IstB, which translates to MLDNEISECCRKLRLSRNLAELAQTAEGDSHQEYLYRILSEELQYREISRTEKLVNSAGFYSRQTFEGYRFDEITLPADLTPESLKSLAFINDHKNIIMYGGTGTGKTMLSTALGVAACLQGIPVKFFRTAALVNKLSEAKAAGTLTAFLKKLNKAELLILDEYGYVPLDRTGSQLLFEIISDCYQNRSIILNTNLEFSRWVNVLYDEQMTAAMLDRLLHHCHLILFPGPSNRMRESSINDLYRSISENQPKN; encoded by the coding sequence ATGCTTGACAATGAAATCTCTGAATGCTGCCGGAAACTGCGTCTCAGCCGGAACCTGGCCGAATTGGCTCAGACTGCCGAAGGTGACAGTCATCAGGAATATCTGTACCGGATTCTCAGCGAGGAACTCCAGTATCGGGAGATCTCCCGGACTGAAAAGCTGGTCAACAGTGCCGGATTCTACAGCCGTCAGACTTTTGAAGGCTACCGCTTTGACGAAATCACGCTGCCTGCGGATCTGACCCCTGAAAGCCTGAAATCACTTGCTTTTATTAATGACCACAAAAATATCATCATGTACGGCGGTACCGGAACCGGTAAAACCATGTTGTCAACCGCCCTTGGTGTGGCAGCCTGCCTTCAGGGTATACCAGTTAAATTTTTTCGAACAGCGGCACTGGTCAATAAGCTTTCTGAAGCAAAAGCAGCCGGAACATTGACTGCTTTTCTTAAAAAACTGAATAAAGCTGAGTTGCTTATTCTCGATGAATATGGCTATGTGCCGCTGGATCGGACGGGCTCCCAGCTGCTGTTTGAGATTATCTCCGACTGTTATCAGAACAGAAGTATTATTCTTAATACCAATCTGGAATTTTCCCGATGGGTCAATGTCCTTTATGATGAACAGATGACGGCTGCCATGCTGGATCGGTTGCTGCATCACTGTCATCTGATTTTATTCCCGGGTCCCAGTAACCGGATGCGAGAATCCAGCATTAATGACTTATATCGATCGATTTCGGAGAATCAGCCGAAAAACTGA